From a single Arachis hypogaea cultivar Tifrunner chromosome 3, arahy.Tifrunner.gnm2.J5K5, whole genome shotgun sequence genomic region:
- the LOC112791175 gene encoding fibrillin protein 5 homolog, whose amino-acid sequence MAGCHVSPVIFRTLDIMKLQRLAPPENLSRMNTLRIGDRPLWFRPFTIVKVGEQNFGSGLVKDDTLAEKKRELYQAVEGINRGIFGLPSARKFEIESLVQQLESQNPTPEPTLELDKVAGCWRLVYSTITILGSKRTKLGLRDFISLDEFFQTIDIAKSKAVNVVEFSAKGLSLLSGQLSIEASFKIASATRVDINFESSTIIPDQLMHVFRKNYNLLLGIFNPEGWLEITYVDDTMRIGRDNKGNIFVLEKIEDRSRNPQG is encoded by the exons ATGGCCGGTTGTCATGTGAGTCCTGTGATTTTTAGAACCTTGGATATAATGAAGCTTCAAAGATTGGCTCCGCCTGAGAATCTTTCAAGGATGAACACCTTGAGAATTGGTGACAGACCGCTCTGGTTTAGACCCTTCACCATAGTTAAAGTTGGGGAACAAAACTTTGGCTCAGGCTTGGTTAAGGATGACACACTTGCTGAGAAGAAAAGGGAGCTTTACCAGGCAGTGGAAG GAATCAACAGGGGGATTTTTGGACTCCCATCTGCCAGGAAATTTGAAATTGAGAGTTTGGTGCAGCAGCTAGAATCTCAGAATCCAACTCCAGAGCCAACTCTAGAACTAGACAAG GTGGCTGGGTGCTGGAGGCTTGTTTATAGCACAATCACAATTCTGGGATCAAAGAGAACCAAGTTAGGCCTCAGAGACTTTATCTCATTGGATGAGTTTTTTCAAACCATTGACATAGCCAAG AGCAAAGCAGTTAACGTGGTCGAGTTCAGTGCAAAGGGGTTGAGTTTGTTGTCAGGACAGCTTAGTATTGAGGCTTCTTTCAAGATTGCTTCAGCAACA AGGGTTGACATTAACTTTGAAAGCTCCACCATTATTCCTGATCAG TTGATGCATGTATTCCGGAAAAACTATAATCTTCTGTTGGGCATCTTCAATCCAGAGGGATGGTTGGAAATCAC ATATGTTGATGACACCATGAGGATTGGAAGGGACAACAAAGGTAATATCTTTGTGCTGgaaaaaattgaagatagaagTCGTAATCCTCAAGGTTAA
- the LOC112791176 gene encoding uncharacterized protein encodes MAEYEGEGVPKETALQALNTIIQLHFEKTLEKKRAIDLQKKELQKLFQLLFIFLSLVFLALSQSPQRLQCRHCWIPITLLSIAHLMFYVSVAQTLRCINGFKYQRRCHKLTLGLATEKLRDMKLRLANTDFVAEDDFEIHYQEPPDSYFGKFKRNWALHFAFLIFIYGFMVSASVVLLCF; translated from the coding sequence ATGGCAGAGTACGAAGGTGAAGGTGTACCGAAGGAAACAGCACTGCAAGCATTGAACACCATAATCCAGCTCCACTTCGAGAAGACGCTGGAGAAGAAGCGCGCCATTGACCTCCAAAAGAAAGAGCTCCAGAAGCTCTTCCAGCTGCTCTTCATCTTCCTCTCACTCGTCTTCTTGGCACTCTCTCAGTCACCGCAGCGCCTCCAATGCCGCCACTGCTGGATCCCCATCACTCTCCTCTCCATTGCACACCTCATGTTCTACGTCTCCGTGGCACAGACCCTCAGGTGCATCAATGGATTCAAGTACCAGAGGAGGTGCCACAAGCTCACACTTGGCTTGGCCACCGAGAAGCTCAGGGACATGAAGCTCAGACTTGCCAACACTGACTTTGTTGCTGAGGATGACTTTGAAATTCACTACCAGGAACCACCTGACTCCTACTTTGGCAAGTTCAAGAGGAATTGGGCTCTTCATTTTGCCTTCTTGATCTTCATCTATGGCTTCATGGTCTCTGCCTCTGTCGTTCTTCTCTGCTTCTAG
- the LOC112791177 gene encoding protein BOLA2, translating into MGVTKEQVESSLKSKLNPTHLEVVDTSGGCGASFVVEIVSEEFEGKRLLERHRMVNAALEEEMKEIHALSVKKAVTPEQWKQLQQDSNQAIPAA; encoded by the exons ATGGGTGTGACGAAGGAACAAGTTGAATCTTCTTTGAAATCCAAACTCAACCCTACTCACCTC GAAGTAGTTGATACATCTGGAGG ATGCGGTGCAAGTTTCGTAGTTGAGATTGTATCAGAAGAATTCGAAGGCAAGAGGCTACTGGAGAGGCATCGAATGGTGAATGCTGCGTTGGAGGAGGAAATGAAAGAGATTCATGCTCTCTCTGTCAAGAAAGCTGTCACCCCAGAGCAGTGGAAACAGCTGCAGCAAGACTCCAACCAAGCAATTCCTGCTGCCTAG
- the LOC112791178 gene encoding uncharacterized protein isoform X2, producing MMPTPGVPRSCTQQANEPSNTASHGVQSDPAIVAPSRVGSCGERQTTSNSTQDAQGQGTSTASGHSSTSAPKLRYDGAKCWHPPKPGLKRISQVFRENYNKPWLSFDEADDDTRKIWWTEWRKCFDIIDTEEDDIYQAWRFRAAKRLRGMLHAIRKKGARPYWIPPEVLGELMRRWNTDAYRQLQTRNTAARKSTRGTSLHTAGGTTFPEARLRLNHSLGRPSRMDEFFEHTHTRKEDRTQ from the exons ATGATGCCTACTCCGGGTGTGCCAAGATCATGCACTCAACAAGCCAATGAACCTTCCAACACTGCCTCACATGGTGTGCAGAGTGATCCAGCTATTGTAGCTCCCAGTCGAGTAGGATCTTGTGGGGAAAGACAAACCACATCTAATAGTACCCAAGATGCTCAGGGTCAAGGAACATCCACTGCCAGTGGTCACTCCAGCACAAGTGCTCCGAAGCTCAGATATGATGGTGCCAAATG TTGGCACCCACCTAAGCCTGGATTGAAGCGTATTTCTCAGGTTTTTAGGGAAAACTACAACAAGCCTTGGCTGAGTTTTGATGAGGCAGATGATGATACTCGAAAAATATGGTGGACTGAGTGGAGG aaatgcTTTGACATTATTGATACGGAGGAGGATGATATCTATCAAGCTTGGAGGTTTAGGGCTGCCAAGCGCTTGCGAGGTATGCTCCATGCCATTCGCAAAAAAGGTGCCCGTCCATATTGGATCCCACCAGAAGTTCTTGGTGAATTGATGAGACGTTGGAACACTGATGCCTATAGACAATTACAGACAAGAAATACAGCTGCCAGAAAATCAACTCGAGGTACTTCCCTTCATACTGCAGGAGGCACCACCTTTCCAGAAGCGAGATTACGCTTG AATCATTCGCTTGGAAGACCATCACGTATGGATGAGTTTTTTGAGCACACTCATACTCGCAAAGAGGATAGGACTCAATAG